In Erythrolamprus reginae isolate rEryReg1 unplaced genomic scaffold, rEryReg1.hap1 H_7, whole genome shotgun sequence, one genomic interval encodes:
- the LOC139155846 gene encoding aspartate beta-hydroxylase domain-containing protein 2-like, translating into MTSIMADWGLRGLLSPLLPDPSTWHSRPEPAIALLGALALLFIWYCYRVGTGQVAPVSHPQGVPTEEGCPRRTLRGDAINQRLYRSLRDYAKRYSWSGMNRLHKGIRDQAHYQLGERMAIQKPSAFYLPDLPSAPYFPRESQRHDVEVLELSFPAILREFEAIARDFEPGAPVPRGWTVNANPGWQSYYLYRQGECVAQNCRSCPWTYRALSTLRTFINANCFGNACFNVLQPGTVLPGTYGPTNTRIRCHLGLKVPPGCELVVGGDPQCWSEGYCLLVDDSFLHTTAHNGSPSDGPQVIFIADLWHPNVAGPERQALDYIFAPGR; encoded by the exons ATGACCAGCATCATGGCTGATTGGGGTCTCCGTGGCCTTCTCTCCCCGCTCCTCCCTGACCCGTCGACATGGCACTCTCGGCCAGAGCCGGCCATAGCTCTGCTAGGTGCTCTAGCCCTCTTGTTCATCTGGTACTGCTATCGCGTGGGGACAGGGCAGGTAGCCCCCGTGTCTCATCCACAAGGTGTGCCGACCGAAGAAGGATGCCCACGCCGTACCCTCAGGGGCGACGCTATCAACCAGCGCCTGTATCGCAGCCTGCGAGATTACGCCAAGCGCTACTCGTGGTCAGGGATGAACCGACTGCACAAAGGTATCCGGGACCAGGCCCACTATCAGCTGGGCGAACGGATGGCGATCCAGAAGCCCAGCGCCTTCTACCTCCCCGACTTGCCTTCGGCCCCCTATTTCCCCCGCGAGTCCCAGCGTCACGATGTGGAGGTTCTTGAACTCAGTTTCCCAGCCATCCTGCGGGAATTTGAAGCCATTGCGAGGGACTTTGAACCCGGAGCCCCAGTGCCACGGGGATGGACGGTCAACGCCAACCCTGGCTGGCAGAGTTATTACCTCTACCGACAAGGGGAGTGCGTAGCACAGAATTGTCGCAGCTGCCCATGGACGTATCGGGCACTCAGCACATTACGTACCTTTATCAATGCCAATTGCTTTGGAAATGCCTGCTTTAACGTCTTGCAGCCTGGAACTGTGCTACCTGGCACCTACGGACCAACGAACACCAGGATACGGTGCCACCTAG GGTTAAAAGTGCCACCTGGTTGTGAGTTGGTGGTGGGTGGTGATCCACAGTGCTGGTCTGAAGGATACTGCCTTCTGGTGGATGATTCCTTTTTGCACACCACAGCACATAATG GTTCCCCCAGCGATGGACCTCAGGTGATTTTTATTGCTGACCTCTGGCATCCCAACGTAGCAGGACCTGAACGACAGGCATTGGATTATATCTTTGCCCCTGGTCGATAG